The stretch of DNA GTAAAGCTTTTGCTGCGGCATTTACTGCATTGGCTACCTCCAGCGCAAGGCCTTCAGCAAAGAATTCCTTCGGCAAGCCCACTCTCAAACCTTCTAAGGGCTTTGCTGAGTTAGCGCTATCTTTTATCCATGACTGAGTGAGGTAGCGCCCATAATCTTCCCCAGAATCTGCCAGAGAGGTTGAGTCTCGGGGATCGTGTGAGGACATCGCCGAGAGCAATAAAGCACAATCTTCGGCTGTTTTTCCCATTGGACCCGCCTGATCCAGTGAAGAGGCATAAGCAATCATCCCGTAACGAGATACACGCCCATAACTGGGCTTGATGCCGGTCAGCCCGCAAAAAGCTGCTGGCTGACGTATTGAGCCTCCAGTATCAGTACCTGTTGCAATGGGGGCTAATCCTGCTGCCACTGCCGCTGCAGATCCTCCGGATGAACCGCCAGCAACATATTCTGAATTCCAAGGATTTAAAACTGGTCCATAGGCTGAATTTTCATTAGAGGAGCCCATTGCAAACTCATCCATATTGGTCTTGCCAAGACAAACCATACCAGCACCATTTGGGTTCAGCTCGTCTGGAATTCCGAGATTAGAGACCACTGTTGCATCAAATGGGCTCTGGTAACCCTCAAGCATTTTAGAAGCGGCTGTCGACTTCCAGCCACGGGTCACAAAGACATCCTTATGAGCAACTGGGATGCCCGTTAACTTTCCAGCTTTACCGGAGGCGATAATTTTATCTGCTTTAGAGGCTTGGTCTAAACTTAAGTGAGCACTTACATCAAGATATGCATTCCAATGCTTTCCGGCCTCAATTCGATCCAGAAAGTACTGCGTCAGCTCAACGCTGGAGACCTCTTTAGCAGCCAATGCTTTGGCCATCAGTGCAATAGGGAGTTGATGCCAGCTCATTCGATCACCCGTGGAACTAAGAAGTAGCCATCCTGCTCAGCAGGGGCAGATTGCATGTTTTCGGCACGATGATCAACTTCAGTCACTGCGTCACTTCGCAAGGGTTGCGCCAAATCGCGTAAAAAGAGGATGGGGTGTGCCAAGGGGGCGAGACCGCTCGTGTCGACCGCCTGCATCTCCTCAACTAAAGCAAAAACCGCCTGTAATTGAGGTAGTACCGCCTCGGCTTCTGCCTGACTTAAGTCAAGACTGGAAAGG from Polynucleobacter duraquae encodes:
- the gatC gene encoding Asp-tRNA(Asn)/Glu-tRNA(Gln) amidotransferase subunit GatC; translated protein: MKLNDVQRIAHLSSLDLSQAEAEAVLPQLQAVFALVEEMQAVDTSGLAPLAHPILFLRDLAQPLRSDAVTEVDHRAENMQSAPAEQDGYFLVPRVIE
- the gatA gene encoding Asp-tRNA(Asn)/Glu-tRNA(Gln) amidotransferase subunit GatA; its protein translation is MSWHQLPIALMAKALAAKEVSSVELTQYFLDRIEAGKHWNAYLDVSAHLSLDQASKADKIIASGKAGKLTGIPVAHKDVFVTRGWKSTAASKMLEGYQSPFDATVVSNLGIPDELNPNGAGMVCLGKTNMDEFAMGSSNENSAYGPVLNPWNSEYVAGGSSGGSAAAVAAGLAPIATGTDTGGSIRQPAAFCGLTGIKPSYGRVSRYGMIAYASSLDQAGPMGKTAEDCALLLSAMSSHDPRDSTSLADSGEDYGRYLTQSWIKDSANSAKPLEGLRVGLPKEFFAEGLALEVANAVNAAAKALQQLGAELIEVSLPKTKLSIPVYYVLAPAEASSNLSRFDGVRYGHRANEYRDLSDMYKKSRTEGFGAEVKRRILVGTYVLCHGYYDAYYLQAQKIRRIIAADFQAAFEKCDVILGPVAPDVAWRLGEKSKDPVQMYLEDIYTLSTNLAGLPAMSVPCGFNTSNLPIGMQLIGNYFSEARLLQVAHQYQQNSDWHLRQASEGA